The following coding sequences are from one Gossypium hirsutum isolate 1008001.06 chromosome A12, Gossypium_hirsutum_v2.1, whole genome shotgun sequence window:
- the LOC107934273 gene encoding myb-related protein 306 isoform X2, with protein MGRPPCCDKIGVKKGPWTPEEDIIMVSYIQEHGPGNWRSIPTNTGLLRCSKSCRLRWTNYLRPGIKRGNFTEQEEKMIIHLQALLGNRWAAIASYLPQRTDNDIKNYWNTHLKKKLKKVETGVDGQNQEGFSSAQSVSKGQWERRLQTDIRMAKQALSDALSLDKPNSLTNSIEFKLSHPYLRPAQSQSSTTYASSAENISRLLQNWMKNPPKPAPAPRQTKSVETMTQNSSSSDEGALSEATPEGFDSFLTFNSSNSDNISHESVSVAENSVFQDESKPNLRLIEKWLLDDASGFFRPFFL; from the exons ATGGGTAGGCCTCCTTGCTGTGACAAAATCGGTGTGAAGAAGGGACCATGGACTCCTGAAGAAGATATCATAATGGTCTCTTATATTCAAGAACATGGTCCAGGAAACTGGAGATCTATTCCTACTAATACTG GTTTGCTGAGATGCAGCAAGAGCTGCAGGCTCCGATGGACCAACTATCTCCGGCCAGGTATCAAACGTGGTAACTTCACTGAACAAGAAGAGAAGATGATCATCCATCTCCAAGCTCTTTTAGGCAATAG ATGGGCTGCCATAGCTTCCTATCTTCCTCAGAGAACAGATAATGACATAAAGAATTACTGGAACACCCATTTGAAAAAGAAGCTGAAAAAGGTTGAAACAGGCGTTGATGGCCAAAATCAAGAGGGGTTTTCTTCTGCACAATCAGTGTCCAAAGGGCAGTGGGAGAGGAGGCTTCAAACGGATATCAGGATGGCTAAACAGGCCCTTTCTGATGCTTTATCCCTTGATAAACCAAACTCTTTGACAAATTCCATTGAGTTCAAGCTCTCTCACCCTTACTTAAGACCAGCTCAATCTCAATCATCTACTACTTATGCATCAAGTGCTGAGAACATATCACGGTTGCTCCAGAACTGGATGAAGAATCCACCCAAACCCGCACCTGCGCCTCGTCAAACAAAATCGGTCGAAACAATGACTCAGAACTCCAGTTCTAGTGATGAAGGAGCGTTGAGTGAAGCCACACCCGAGGGTTTTGATTCCTTTTTAACCTTCAACTCCTCTAATTCAGACAATATTTCTCATGAATCTGTGTCGGTGGCCGAGAACAGTGTGTTCCAAGATGAAAGCAAGCCCAATCTCAGATTGATAGAGAAATGGCTCTTGGACGATGCTTCAG GTTTTTTTAGGCCTTTCTTTCTATAG
- the LOC107934273 gene encoding myb-related protein 306 isoform X1: MGRPPCCDKIGVKKGPWTPEEDIIMVSYIQEHGPGNWRSIPTNTGLLRCSKSCRLRWTNYLRPGIKRGNFTEQEEKMIIHLQALLGNRWAAIASYLPQRTDNDIKNYWNTHLKKKLKKVETGVDGQNQEGFSSAQSVSKGQWERRLQTDIRMAKQALSDALSLDKPNSLTNSIEFKLSHPYLRPAQSQSSTTYASSAENISRLLQNWMKNPPKPAPAPRQTKSVETMTQNSSSSDEGALSEATPEGFDSFLTFNSSNSDNISHESVSVAENSVFQDESKPNLRLIEKWLLDDASGQAHDDDLINMSLQDSAALF; the protein is encoded by the exons ATGGGTAGGCCTCCTTGCTGTGACAAAATCGGTGTGAAGAAGGGACCATGGACTCCTGAAGAAGATATCATAATGGTCTCTTATATTCAAGAACATGGTCCAGGAAACTGGAGATCTATTCCTACTAATACTG GTTTGCTGAGATGCAGCAAGAGCTGCAGGCTCCGATGGACCAACTATCTCCGGCCAGGTATCAAACGTGGTAACTTCACTGAACAAGAAGAGAAGATGATCATCCATCTCCAAGCTCTTTTAGGCAATAG ATGGGCTGCCATAGCTTCCTATCTTCCTCAGAGAACAGATAATGACATAAAGAATTACTGGAACACCCATTTGAAAAAGAAGCTGAAAAAGGTTGAAACAGGCGTTGATGGCCAAAATCAAGAGGGGTTTTCTTCTGCACAATCAGTGTCCAAAGGGCAGTGGGAGAGGAGGCTTCAAACGGATATCAGGATGGCTAAACAGGCCCTTTCTGATGCTTTATCCCTTGATAAACCAAACTCTTTGACAAATTCCATTGAGTTCAAGCTCTCTCACCCTTACTTAAGACCAGCTCAATCTCAATCATCTACTACTTATGCATCAAGTGCTGAGAACATATCACGGTTGCTCCAGAACTGGATGAAGAATCCACCCAAACCCGCACCTGCGCCTCGTCAAACAAAATCGGTCGAAACAATGACTCAGAACTCCAGTTCTAGTGATGAAGGAGCGTTGAGTGAAGCCACACCCGAGGGTTTTGATTCCTTTTTAACCTTCAACTCCTCTAATTCAGACAATATTTCTCATGAATCTGTGTCGGTGGCCGAGAACAGTGTGTTCCAAGATGAAAGCAAGCCCAATCTCAGATTGATAGAGAAATGGCTCTTGGACGATGCTTCAGGTCAGGCTCATGATGATGACCTAATTAACATGTCTTTACAAGATAGTGCTGCTTTGTTTtga